In a single window of the Dehalococcoidia bacterium genome:
- a CDS encoding glycerol-3-phosphate dehydrogenase/oxidase, with protein sequence MTAGAPRRPPLDGRHFDAVVIGGGINGTGVARDAALRGLSVCLFEKGDYASGTSSRSTKIAHGGLRYLKHYEFGLVFESQRERHILGRLLPHLVWPQSFLYPVYDGDPDPLWKVRLGIAVYDLLAGFRNVERSRRLSPAGALAANPGLRREGLRGAVRYWDDRMDDARMCLENALSATRAGAECRSYTEVLDIEREHRGYRVRYRSCDGDEGSVSAAAVVNCGGPWGDEVARLAGLEGGKLRPTRGAHIVVPRLPLDDALILPTGPDDRVFFVIPWADRSLVGTTDTPFDGDPDAVEPTSEDVDYLLSAAARYLPHSGLSKESISFAYAGLRPLIAPDKPGVDAGAISRRHRVFVTPPAFVTLLGGKYTTYRHMAAEAVDRLLRVLGRPHVPSPTRKAPFFRETYPATPVMTDRLDLYRYLQGVYGPRAGEAFDFIAADERYTRRVVESSPVLAGQLAFALVREEARTLEDLVQRRTRLVWQPDFGPREAHAVLDVLAPLLGGRAAALREEADRLSHAPAWR encoded by the coding sequence ATGACCGCTGGCGCGCCGCGGCGGCCTCCGCTCGACGGCCGTCATTTCGACGCCGTAGTGATCGGCGGTGGCATCAACGGTACGGGCGTCGCGCGCGATGCCGCCCTGCGCGGGCTCTCCGTGTGTCTCTTCGAGAAGGGTGACTATGCCAGCGGGACGTCGTCGCGGTCGACGAAGATCGCCCACGGCGGCCTGCGTTATCTCAAGCACTACGAGTTTGGCCTGGTCTTCGAGTCCCAGCGGGAGCGCCACATCCTCGGCCGGCTCCTGCCTCACCTGGTCTGGCCGCAGAGCTTCCTCTACCCGGTCTACGACGGCGACCCCGACCCACTCTGGAAGGTGCGCCTGGGCATTGCCGTGTACGACCTCCTCGCGGGCTTCCGCAACGTGGAGCGGAGCCGCCGGCTTTCGCCGGCTGGGGCCCTGGCTGCCAACCCGGGGCTGCGCCGTGAGGGGCTGCGCGGCGCCGTCCGTTACTGGGACGACCGCATGGACGACGCCCGCATGTGCCTCGAAAACGCCCTCTCCGCGACCCGGGCCGGCGCTGAATGCCGGAGCTACACCGAGGTGCTGGACATCGAACGCGAGCATCGCGGTTACCGCGTCCGCTACCGGAGCTGCGACGGCGATGAGGGCAGCGTCAGCGCCGCGGCCGTCGTCAACTGCGGCGGCCCCTGGGGCGATGAGGTCGCAAGGCTGGCCGGGCTCGAAGGCGGGAAACTGAGGCCCACCAGGGGCGCGCACATCGTTGTCCCCCGCCTGCCCCTGGACGACGCCCTCATCCTGCCGACCGGCCCCGACGACCGCGTCTTCTTCGTCATCCCGTGGGCGGACCGCTCGCTGGTCGGCACCACCGACACGCCCTTCGACGGCGACCCCGACGCCGTCGAGCCCACTAGTGAGGACGTCGACTACCTCCTGTCGGCTGCCGCCCGATACCTGCCCCACTCAGGACTATCGAAGGAGTCAATCTCCTTCGCCTACGCCGGCCTGCGGCCGCTGATCGCCCCCGACAAGCCGGGGGTGGACGCTGGCGCGATCTCCCGCCGCCACCGCGTCTTCGTCACACCGCCTGCCTTCGTCACGCTACTCGGAGGCAAGTACACGACCTATCGCCACATGGCGGCGGAAGCGGTCGACCGCCTCCTGCGAGTCCTCGGGCGCCCGCACGTGCCTTCGCCCACCAGGAAGGCCCCGTTTTTCCGCGAGACGTATCCGGCAACGCCGGTCATGACCGACCGCCTCGACCTGTACCGCTACCTCCAGGGCGTGTACGGCCCCCGCGCAGGCGAAGCATTCGACTTCATCGCGGCAGACGAGCGCTACACTCGACGCGTCGTCGAGTCGTCTCCCGTCCTCGCCGGCCAGCTCGCCTTTGCCCTGGTACGCGAGGAGGCACGCACTCTCGAAGACCTGGTGCAGCGCCGCACACGCCTGGTCTGGCAACCAGACTTTGGCCCGCGGGAGGCGCATGCCGTCCTGGACGTCCTCGCGCCCCTGCTCGGCGGGCGCGCCGCCGCCTTGAGAGAAGAGGCGGACCGGCTCTCGCACGCGCCTGCCTGGCGCTAA
- the glpK gene encoding glycerol kinase GlpK — MPGAVLAIDAGTTGVTVLTVGEDGRVLSRGYREFPQHYPKPGWVEHDAEEIWEATLAAAADALRGSGVDPVAIGITNQRETFLFWDRRTGRPLHNAIVWQCRRSAAICEELKAAGLEAEVRRKTGLLLDPYFSGTKTLWLAREQPEVARMVSAGDAAFGTIDSWLAYRLSGGVLHVTDVTNAARTLAFDIDRFDWDDALLDAFALTRAAMPEVRPSAGVRGETVACGAIAAGVPIAAQAGDQQAALFGQACFQAGQAKATYGTGCFILLNTGRRVDSSGGLLSTPTASGDGRPVYALEGSIFVAGAAVQWCRDNLGLIRDLGEAEALATSVPDSGGVVFVPAFVGLGTPYWGPDARGAIFGLTRGTRPAHIVRAALESMAYQAQDVLDIMAEEAGVAVRELRVDGGAAGNDFLMQLQADLCGAVLSRPESVESTGLGAAYLAGIAVGLWKDEAEVAALRREERRFTPSARAAARRGERGRWSAAVEGLLATRLPPFEGLE; from the coding sequence ATGCCTGGCGCCGTCCTCGCGATCGATGCCGGCACGACGGGCGTCACCGTCCTCACGGTGGGCGAGGACGGGCGGGTGCTTTCCCGCGGATACCGCGAGTTCCCCCAGCACTATCCGAAGCCGGGCTGGGTCGAGCACGACGCCGAGGAGATATGGGAGGCGACTCTCGCGGCCGCGGCGGACGCCCTCCGGGGCTCGGGAGTGGACCCCGTCGCCATCGGCATAACGAACCAGCGTGAGACGTTCTTGTTCTGGGACCGGCGGACGGGCCGGCCGCTGCACAACGCCATCGTCTGGCAGTGCCGCCGTTCCGCCGCTATCTGCGAAGAGCTGAAGGCGGCCGGACTGGAAGCCGAGGTGCGGCGTAAGACGGGCCTCCTCCTTGACCCCTACTTCAGCGGCACGAAGACGCTCTGGCTGGCGCGCGAGCAGCCGGAGGTCGCGCGGATGGTCTCCGCCGGGGACGCAGCCTTCGGCACCATAGACTCCTGGCTGGCCTACCGGCTGTCCGGCGGCGTCCTGCATGTGACGGACGTTACGAATGCCGCGCGGACCCTCGCCTTCGACATCGACCGATTCGACTGGGATGACGCCCTTCTGGACGCCTTTGCCCTGACGCGCGCGGCCATGCCGGAGGTCAGGCCCTCGGCCGGCGTCCGCGGCGAGACGGTCGCCTGCGGAGCGATAGCGGCGGGCGTGCCCATCGCGGCACAGGCGGGGGACCAGCAGGCGGCCCTCTTCGGCCAGGCCTGTTTCCAGGCCGGCCAGGCGAAGGCCACCTATGGCACCGGCTGCTTCATCCTCCTGAACACGGGGCGCCGGGTGGACTCCAGCGGCGGCCTGCTCTCGACTCCCACCGCCTCGGGCGACGGCCGGCCCGTCTACGCCCTCGAGGGATCGATCTTCGTGGCCGGCGCGGCGGTGCAGTGGTGTCGAGACAACCTGGGCCTGATCCGGGACCTGGGCGAGGCCGAAGCGCTGGCGACGAGCGTGCCTGATAGCGGCGGCGTGGTGTTCGTGCCGGCCTTTGTCGGGCTCGGGACGCCGTACTGGGGCCCGGACGCGCGCGGGGCGATCTTCGGGCTCACGCGCGGCACGCGGCCGGCGCACATCGTGCGGGCGGCCCTGGAGAGCATGGCTTACCAGGCGCAAGATGTCCTCGACATAATGGCCGAGGAAGCGGGCGTGGCGGTGCGCGAATTGCGCGTCGACGGTGGCGCCGCCGGCAACGACTTCTTGATGCAGCTGCAGGCGGACCTCTGCGGCGCCGTCCTGTCCCGGCCCGAGTCCGTGGAATCGACAGGCCTGGGCGCCGCTTACCTGGCCGGGATTGCCGTGGGCCTCTGGAAAGACGAGGCGGAGGTGGCGGCGCTCCGGCGCGAGGAGCGGCGGTTCACCCCTTCCGCCCGCGCGGCGGCGCGGCGGGGCGAAAGAGGCCGCTGGTCTGCGGCGGTCGAGGGCCTCCTGGCCACCAGGCTACCGCCCTTCGAAGGGCTCGAATGA
- a CDS encoding ArgE/DapE family deacylase, with amino-acid sequence MTSENSASETLSDLLTRIDSLGDELAELTSRLVRIPTVNPPGDTAALVEAVDAVLRRQGLETRVHEFVSGKASLCATVPGRGEGRLIWLGHIDVVPPGKLDAWERDPFSGEITGGRVYGRGTTDMKGGDAAAIVVAGLLHSLGDRLGPTVEFWFTCDEEVGGADGARKIAEAGLFRADACLIGDGWTGASPTVDIGCKGGMGTTLRARGTAGHASRPMGSDNAIDKLLAVIPYARRIGEFRLELPEELYPVAKASGEDLVANSGLEGADAEMARNLFLYPSVALTMINGGVKTNVIPDEATATFDIRLTPGCDREKVRARMLELVAEAGVQGVEAEVRPSLAGSAGYYESPSHPFVQHMRAAVKAATGTLPALRLLSGGTDGISTHHIAGIPSVGFGAGSAGGGAHGPNEFVKIADLVRAAKVYAAAALTFKPGAAQA; translated from the coding sequence GTGACTTCCGAGAACTCTGCCAGCGAGACCCTTTCAGACCTGCTCACGCGGATCGACTCGCTTGGGGATGAGCTCGCCGAGCTCACTTCGCGCCTGGTGCGCATCCCTACCGTCAACCCGCCCGGCGACACTGCTGCCCTGGTCGAGGCGGTCGACGCCGTCCTTCGCCGGCAGGGCCTGGAGACGCGGGTGCACGAGTTCGTCTCCGGCAAGGCCAGCCTCTGCGCGACGGTCCCGGGCCGGGGAGAGGGAAGGCTCATCTGGCTCGGCCATATAGATGTCGTCCCGCCGGGCAAACTCGACGCCTGGGAGCGCGACCCCTTCAGCGGCGAGATCACGGGCGGCCGCGTCTACGGCCGCGGCACCACCGACATGAAGGGTGGCGACGCCGCGGCCATCGTAGTGGCCGGTCTCCTGCACAGCCTCGGAGACCGCCTCGGGCCGACGGTAGAGTTCTGGTTCACCTGCGACGAGGAGGTCGGCGGCGCCGACGGCGCTCGCAAGATCGCAGAAGCCGGCCTCTTCCGCGCTGACGCCTGCCTTATCGGCGATGGCTGGACGGGCGCCTCGCCGACCGTAGACATCGGCTGCAAGGGCGGCATGGGCACCACGCTCCGTGCCAGGGGCACCGCCGGCCACGCCTCCCGTCCCATGGGCAGCGACAACGCCATCGACAAACTCCTCGCGGTCATCCCCTACGCCCGCCGCATCGGCGAGTTCCGTTTGGAGCTGCCGGAGGAGCTGTACCCGGTGGCTAAGGCTTCGGGCGAGGACCTCGTCGCCAACTCCGGCCTGGAAGGCGCGGACGCCGAGATGGCGCGCAATCTCTTCCTCTACCCGAGCGTGGCCCTGACCATGATCAACGGAGGCGTCAAGACCAACGTCATCCCGGACGAGGCCACCGCCACCTTCGACATCCGCCTCACGCCCGGCTGCGACCGCGAGAAGGTCCGTGCCCGCATGCTGGAGCTCGTCGCCGAGGCGGGCGTGCAGGGCGTCGAAGCCGAGGTCCGGCCGAGCCTGGCCGGCAGCGCGGGCTACTACGAGTCGCCCTCGCACCCCTTCGTCCAGCACATGCGTGCGGCGGTCAAGGCCGCGACCGGGACGCTGCCGGCCCTGCGGCTCCTGAGCGGCGGCACCGATGGCATCTCCACCCACCACATCGCCGGCATACCATCCGTCGGCTTTGGCGCCGGCTCGGCCGGCGGCGGCGCGCACGGCCCGAACGAGTTCGTGAAGATAGCCGACCTCGTCCGGGCGGCGAAGGTCTACGCTGCGGCCGCCCTGACGTTCAAGCCGGGCGCGGCTCAGGCCTAG
- a CDS encoding enoyl-CoA hydratase, whose amino-acid sequence MEELLFEKRSDGVALITLNRPDSLNALTDTMFEALGEALAECARDRAVRCVALTGAGRAFCSGGDVKGMAAMASRGAGSTGSPAGMVDRSAAQLRGFQNAVSLPLHTMAKPTVAIVNGVAAGAGFSIALACDVRLCSDRARFGTAFRNVGLSGDFGASFFLPRIVGSGRARELFFTAEIVDAQRALELGIANRVYEHDSLMEEALAFCAGLAAGPTAAMARMKENLNLAESGTLQAVLDQEAFYQRYGRLSSDHREGARAFAEKREPRFTGE is encoded by the coding sequence ATGGAAGAGTTGCTCTTCGAAAAGCGAAGCGACGGCGTCGCCCTCATCACCCTGAACCGCCCGGACAGCCTCAACGCCCTCACCGACACGATGTTCGAGGCGCTTGGCGAGGCCCTGGCGGAGTGCGCGCGCGACCGCGCGGTCCGCTGCGTCGCCCTCACCGGCGCGGGCCGCGCGTTCTGCTCCGGGGGCGACGTGAAGGGCATGGCGGCCATGGCCTCACGCGGCGCTGGCTCCACCGGGTCGCCGGCGGGCATGGTCGACCGCTCCGCCGCGCAGCTGCGGGGCTTCCAGAACGCCGTTTCGCTACCTCTGCACACCATGGCCAAGCCCACGGTGGCCATCGTCAACGGCGTTGCTGCTGGCGCCGGCTTCAGCATCGCCCTTGCCTGCGACGTCCGCCTCTGCTCTGACCGAGCCCGCTTCGGGACCGCCTTCCGCAACGTCGGCCTCAGCGGCGACTTCGGCGCCAGCTTCTTTCTGCCCCGCATTGTCGGCTCCGGCCGGGCGCGCGAGCTGTTCTTCACGGCCGAGATCGTCGACGCTCAGAGGGCCCTCGAGCTCGGCATCGCCAACCGGGTCTACGAGCACGACAGCCTCATGGAAGAGGCGCTGGCCTTCTGTGCCGGCCTCGCTGCTGGCCCGACCGCGGCCATGGCGCGCATGAAGGAGAACCTGAACCTGGCGGAGAGCGGCACCTTGCAGGCCGTGCTGGACCAGGAGGCGTTCTACCAGCGCTACGGCCGCCTGAGCTCCGACCACCGAGAGGGCGCGCGCGCCTTCGCCGAGAAGCGCGAGCCGCGCTTCACAGGGGAGTAG
- a CDS encoding ABC transporter permease, with product MPKLISDAAVVAWIHFLVIRRELVIYLLIFTLFPLSFLFFAQNLSPEGVDVGSRLITGSLVFSLGLTIVNELSQTLVNERFNQHLKLIVTSPVHKASYAAGIIVSGLLRGLLTSAIILLFAPMFGIDIELSLWLAPLLVLCALSLTGLALVIGTWAPSAQMGNLLSNTIGILVVLFSPLYYPLSRLPDWMEWPARLSPYTHAATAIDGVLSGAGVLYAEMGLLAAITATALAAGIWGMRWRES from the coding sequence TTGCCTAAGCTCATCAGCGATGCGGCGGTGGTGGCCTGGATCCACTTTCTCGTGATCCGGCGCGAGTTGGTCATCTATCTCCTGATCTTCACTCTCTTCCCGCTCTCCTTCCTCTTCTTCGCCCAGAACCTCTCGCCGGAAGGCGTTGATGTCGGCAGCAGGCTCATCACCGGCTCGCTTGTCTTCAGCCTGGGCCTGACGATCGTGAATGAGCTGTCGCAGACCCTTGTCAACGAACGCTTCAACCAGCATCTGAAGCTGATCGTGACCTCTCCCGTGCACAAAGCCTCTTACGCGGCCGGGATCATCGTCTCCGGCTTACTGCGCGGGCTGCTCACATCGGCCATCATCCTGCTGTTCGCGCCCATGTTCGGCATCGATATCGAGTTAAGCCTCTGGCTCGCTCCGTTGCTCGTGCTCTGCGCTCTCTCGCTTACGGGACTGGCGCTTGTAATCGGTACCTGGGCGCCGAGCGCCCAGATGGGGAACCTGCTGTCGAACACCATCGGCATCCTCGTCGTCCTGTTTTCGCCGCTGTACTACCCGCTCTCGCGGCTACCGGACTGGATGGAGTGGCCGGCCAGGCTCTCGCCCTACACCCACGCGGCGACCGCAATCGATGGCGTGCTCTCCGGCGCGGGCGTCCTTTACGCGGAGATGGGCTTGCTCGCCGCGATCACCGCTACGGCCCTTGCCGCCGGCATCTGGGGAATGCGCTGGCGCGAGTCTTGA
- a CDS encoding ABC transporter ATP-binding protein, with protein MPEATGAAVAAAPAIVLGGVTKRYRNGALANDGIELTIPRGAVFALLGPNGAGKTTLVRQITAELKPTSGEIELLGVDVLREPLRAKRLMGVVPQEALPYMHMRPSEHLRLFGRLRGLSGRQADVRAEALLDALDLRQHDGKQARHLSGGLRRKLLVGMAMVAEPEVLILDEPTTGLDPHSRREVWSLIRDIRDQGSTVLITTHYMDEAEELSDSVAVIGSGRILALGSVDELRARCRNRFKGVYQDERGQRQVVYGQSQREVAEQLERAGAAEYSLMRASLEDLYLELTGTELGEAEVA; from the coding sequence TTGCCCGAAGCTACCGGCGCGGCGGTAGCGGCCGCACCAGCGATCGTGTTGGGCGGCGTCACGAAGCGCTATCGCAACGGCGCGCTGGCGAACGACGGCATCGAGCTGACGATCCCCCGCGGCGCCGTGTTCGCGCTCCTGGGGCCGAACGGCGCCGGCAAGACCACGCTGGTGCGCCAGATAACCGCCGAACTGAAGCCGACCAGCGGCGAGATCGAGCTCCTGGGGGTGGACGTGCTCCGGGAGCCGTTGCGCGCCAAGAGGCTGATGGGCGTCGTGCCGCAGGAGGCCCTCCCATACATGCACATGCGCCCCTCCGAGCATCTCCGTCTCTTCGGCCGGCTCCGGGGTCTCTCCGGCCGCCAGGCAGACGTGCGCGCCGAGGCCCTGCTGGACGCGCTCGACCTTCGCCAGCATGACGGCAAGCAGGCGCGCCATCTATCGGGCGGGCTGCGCCGCAAGCTCCTGGTCGGCATGGCCATGGTCGCCGAGCCCGAGGTGCTCATCCTCGACGAGCCCACCACCGGGCTCGACCCCCACTCCCGCCGCGAGGTCTGGTCCCTGATCCGCGACATACGCGACCAGGGGTCGACCGTCCTCATCACGACCCACTACATGGACGAGGCCGAGGAATTGAGCGACAGCGTTGCCGTGATCGGCAGCGGCCGCATCCTCGCTCTGGGCAGCGTCGACGAGCTGCGCGCGCGCTGCCGTAACCGCTTCAAGGGCGTCTACCAGGACGAGCGCGGCCAGCGCCAGGTGGTGTATGGCCAGAGCCAGCGGGAGGTGGCCGAGCAACTGGAACGAGCGGGCGCCGCCGAGTACTCCCTGATGCGGGCGAGCCTGGAGGACCTCTACCTGGAGCTGACCGGTACGGAGCTAGGGGAGGCGGAAGTTGCCTAA
- a CDS encoding DUF4097 family beta strand repeat-containing protein, with the protein MDLYRRSFRRQVDTGHQARLRVENRNGRVDIASHEEPGVTIEVTADIYAASEAEADELLRRLQEAITVEGDRVEVFTPELRRPEFGIFFFGRGPKVDYDIRVPADTEVQVTSRNGPVRVRGTRRPVRVENRNGRVTLEDVAADVTVENNNGRTSVTRCAGGVTVSTTNGAVSVERPGGDVDVSTRNGAVEVQDPLAGVKATSTNGPVRFSGKVNGDVELQATNGGIRMAVTADSRFEIDAQSVHGGVHSDLPVRETPPGGESGPLYKVRLRTVNGGIRLTEL; encoded by the coding sequence ATGGACTTATACCGGCGCTCTTTCCGGCGCCAGGTGGATACTGGCCATCAGGCGCGCCTGCGCGTCGAGAACCGGAACGGCCGCGTGGACATCGCCAGCCACGAGGAGCCGGGCGTGACCATCGAGGTCACGGCGGACATCTACGCGGCCTCCGAGGCCGAGGCAGACGAGCTCCTGCGCCGCCTCCAGGAAGCAATCACGGTTGAAGGCGACAGGGTCGAGGTCTTTACCCCGGAGTTGCGCCGGCCGGAATTCGGCATCTTCTTCTTCGGCCGCGGCCCGAAGGTCGACTACGACATTCGGGTGCCGGCGGATACGGAGGTGCAGGTTACTTCCCGCAACGGGCCGGTGCGAGTGAGGGGCACGCGCCGCCCCGTCCGCGTCGAGAACCGCAACGGCCGCGTGACCCTCGAAGACGTGGCCGCGGACGTGACGGTGGAGAACAACAACGGGCGCACGTCGGTGACGCGCTGCGCCGGTGGCGTGACGGTAAGCACGACCAACGGCGCGGTGTCCGTGGAGCGCCCCGGGGGCGATGTCGACGTGAGCACCCGCAATGGCGCCGTCGAGGTCCAGGACCCTCTGGCCGGGGTGAAGGCCACCAGCACCAACGGCCCCGTCCGATTCAGCGGCAAAGTCAACGGGGACGTCGAGCTTCAGGCTACGAACGGCGGCATCCGCATGGCCGTGACGGCGGACAGCCGCTTCGAGATAGACGCTCAGTCCGTCCACGGCGGCGTGCACTCGGACCTGCCCGTCCGCGAGACGCCGCCGGGCGGGGAGAGTGGGCCCCTCTACAAGGTGCGTCTCCGGACGGTCAACGGCGGCATCCGCCTCACGGAACTGTGA
- a CDS encoding toxin-antitoxin system HicB family antitoxin, which yields MTQAQRQQREIDLSAVFQALERPLALIDSPERRADMQRYVEAARIHLERAIFDILSDVATTVSEAGVGASVRLEYQGGKLYLVVEGASEAEAGPETERLFSAEGDIEKVTIRLPAELKELIAQAANLRGMSVNTWYVRELARTISRQVRDEIRDQRRESRREERRNRGLRGFVGRD from the coding sequence ATGACACAAGCACAACGCCAGCAACGAGAGATAGACCTCAGCGCCGTCTTCCAGGCGCTCGAGCGGCCGCTCGCCCTCATCGATAGTCCCGAGCGGCGGGCCGACATGCAGCGCTACGTGGAGGCGGCGCGGATCCACCTCGAGCGCGCCATCTTCGACATCCTTTCGGATGTCGCCACCACGGTGAGCGAGGCCGGCGTGGGAGCAAGCGTCCGCCTCGAGTACCAGGGCGGGAAGCTCTACCTGGTGGTGGAAGGCGCCAGCGAAGCCGAGGCCGGTCCTGAGACGGAGCGCCTCTTTTCCGCCGAGGGCGACATCGAGAAGGTCACCATCCGCCTGCCGGCCGAGCTCAAGGAGCTGATCGCGCAGGCGGCCAATCTGCGAGGCATGTCCGTAAACACGTGGTACGTGCGCGAGCTGGCGCGGACCATCTCCCGGCAGGTGCGGGATGAGATCCGGGACCAGCGGCGCGAATCAAGACGCGAGGAGCGCCGCAACCGCGGCCTGCGCGGATTCGTGGGGCGCGACTAG
- a CDS encoding glycosyltransferase family 87 protein, with protein sequence MARLGSRQGPREAVPEAARSGLAGSRELLAAAGRVVLLAAAVLLAVYMAYKALDLMQTYEEIISTAYEAKGPPKFPEAGDITVFYTAGDVIVSEERSRLYDPDYFIPRVFETQGWQPGDVYAGDGKWSRFYNPPAFALVLAPLSLVDLHTAYLIVLGLNIAATAVLAVIMGSLLRWRQLERTLLILALLSYTPLYFVFQHAQSSLLLALVLAGSYLLWRSGAWRAGAVLAVLGGMKPQWLALPPLVAARRHPRALLWSAAAALVVLVLPFGLVGVDGFRDYIDITLDRGGGDLSDQTYSSAILSWSGFMRAITGSPQPALSLAAAGLTLAVFAHALLKGDLELGMAAAILSTLLVVPHSHPQDWVVVFVAVAVALSRSAPTVSRVTVWACFLAVYFAANDWPNASATVAAGHTAAYWVTLAGFGLLLLVSALPYVEARLSAKAQLAE encoded by the coding sequence TTGGCTCGCTTAGGCTCGAGGCAGGGTCCAAGGGAAGCTGTCCCGGAAGCCGCCCGCTCTGGTCTGGCTGGCAGCCGTGAGCTGCTCGCTGCCGCGGGCCGCGTCGTGCTCCTGGCGGCCGCGGTGCTGCTGGCCGTTTACATGGCTTACAAGGCCCTGGACCTCATGCAGACATACGAGGAGATCATCTCGACCGCCTACGAGGCGAAGGGGCCGCCGAAGTTCCCGGAGGCCGGCGACATCACCGTCTTCTACACGGCGGGAGACGTCATCGTCTCGGAAGAGCGCTCGCGACTGTACGACCCCGACTACTTCATCCCCAGGGTCTTCGAGACGCAGGGCTGGCAGCCCGGCGACGTCTACGCCGGCGACGGCAAATGGAGCCGCTTCTACAATCCGCCGGCCTTCGCGCTCGTCCTGGCGCCCCTGTCCTTGGTGGACCTCCACACCGCCTACCTGATCGTGCTCGGCCTGAACATTGCCGCGACGGCCGTCCTGGCAGTGATCATGGGCAGCCTTCTGCGCTGGCGTCAGCTGGAGAGGACGCTACTCATACTGGCGCTGCTCAGCTACACACCCCTGTATTTCGTGTTTCAGCATGCGCAGTCGTCGCTGCTCCTGGCCCTGGTGCTCGCGGGGAGCTACCTCCTGTGGCGCTCGGGCGCCTGGCGGGCAGGAGCGGTGCTCGCGGTCCTGGGCGGGATGAAGCCCCAGTGGCTGGCCCTGCCGCCCCTGGTCGCGGCGAGGCGCCATCCGCGGGCGCTCCTCTGGTCCGCGGCCGCCGCCCTTGTCGTCCTCGTCCTGCCCTTCGGGCTCGTCGGCGTCGACGGCTTCCGCGACTACATCGACATAACGCTCGACCGAGGCGGCGGCGACCTCTCCGACCAGACCTACAGCAGCGCAATCCTCAGCTGGTCGGGCTTCATGCGGGCGATCACGGGCTCGCCGCAGCCGGCCCTTTCGCTGGCGGCAGCGGGCCTGACGCTGGCCGTGTTCGCGCACGCCCTGCTGAAAGGCGACCTCGAGCTGGGTATGGCCGCGGCCATCCTCAGCACCCTGCTCGTCGTGCCCCACTCGCACCCCCAGGACTGGGTAGTGGTGTTCGTCGCCGTCGCGGTCGCCCTCAGCAGGAGTGCCCCCACCGTCTCGCGGGTCACCGTGTGGGCGTGCTTCCTGGCGGTGTACTTCGCGGCCAACGACTGGCCCAACGCCTCCGCGACGGTCGCAGCCGGCCACACGGCGGCCTACTGGGTGACGCTGGCCGGCTTCGGCCTCTTGCTGCTGGTCAGCGCCCTGCCCTATGTCGAGGCTCGCCTCTCCGCGAAGGCGCAGCTGGCGGAGTAG